The segment ggaagttgcctaataattatgcacacctgatatagggtgttgatgtcattagaccacaccccttctcattacagagatgcacatcacctaatatgcttaattggtagtaggctttcgagcctatacagcttggagtaagacaacatgcataaagaggatgatgtggtcaaaatactcatttgcctaataattctgcactccctgtacatacaggcTGGGCTATCAGTAGAATTGCCAGGCAATGTAAGCGACAAAATCCATGACCCTGGCAGAAAGCCTCCTCAAACAGTGGatatacaattaaaatacaaaCCCTTTTGAGGGTAacaggtcccactaggtccctgaaTATTTATTGTAGTCTTTTCTCagatatattcttctttatataggTAAATAAGATAGGACTTGCCCTCCAGGGttttctgctgtggagcagtcacagcagttTAAGGTCTGTGAGCCTCATCCGACCGCTGCCAGGGAAATGAAGATACTAGAAAAACATAGTAAACCCTCGTTTTCTATATAAGGGGTAGCATACATTGTTGGAGTTAAAGTAAGGACTACCTTACCGACCTCCAACTGCTattagccaccattactcttaccaaAGATAATTACATAGACATAGCATTTCCCCAATGtacaagcaaagaatgactggagatttgtgggagtgatacttaacagctcagTTGGGGTGTTCTTTGtttcctcctgatggccaggagttgaattcccactagtaattgtatggattcgtggactctccatgccaggaaagaaagaagaaTTTTCATATGAGGTAATTATACAGAGAATTattaataaaatcaaataatttttaattgcagacactttttaatttttatgaACTGACCTTGTTCCTATTGTTAGTTCTGTTTTAACACTTATGCACAAATATTAGTAATTGTGTATTTGGCGTGCTGATCAGGCTGGAATGTATTCAATAGCACATCTTCAAAGCCTAGCCTAGAGATCCTGTCACAGACAAAATATTTGGATAGTTTGTAAATTTAGGAAAAGTGCTAATTCCATAACCTGAAATATCTAATCCATCCATTAATCAAATTTGGTTTAATTTACAAAGCACAGGTTTGtttaagggccataatagtaaaatatAAATGAATGATATGCTGtaattgttagagcatgtaattttgactATCTACCCTACATTACTGCACGTTTTACCCCCTCCAAAGAGGTTCAATTCAGAGTAGAAGGGCTGCTCatgacccacagagcactgctggtcaccGAGCAAGAAACCGTCACTGATCCAattagcagcactagtcacacgacTCTACTGTTTAAACCAGCACAGctaattggatcagcagcagtttccgctCGTGTCCACCAGTGTTCTGCAGAGTGGCacttctattgtgtgtttaacacctttgtgggGGTGAAACACATAGTAGCGAAGGGTCAATAATCTTAAAacaacatgctctaatgaattagagcatgttatttttaaactataatggccctttaaatacagtacaattatgtatattttacaataaaaatgagaACTGTTATTGAAAGCCTCTATACAGAAAACCAAGCGTATGTGATGACATTTAGATTCCTAATACCTGATGGCAATAACTGatctttgttttgtttaaatggtttttagtttaatatatacagtacatgtattcttagccattaaagggacagtctatcccAGAAtgatattgtttcaaaagatagataatctctttattacccatttctcagtttggcataaccaacacagttatattaatataacttttacgtctgtgattaccttgtatataagcctctgcagactgtcaccTTATCtctgttgttttgacagacttgcattttagccaatcagtgctgactcctaggtaactccacggcatgaacacaatgttatctatatgaaacacattaactaacaccctctagtgcagtgctttccaaactgtgtgtcatgacactttagtgtgtcagcagcagtgggtagatgtgtccctgcttcagcataaaaaaacttgaatttatttttttttttaaaaattgtttggattcgACTTTTCcccctgcctgctatgcatatcacatggttgacacattattgatacctagtgggtcacagatcatctttaacctattggcgcagctcagcaggaactgaaactattcccattggcggctttgatggcatattggctcgtgactgcacgtgtagtcagtgagtgggacagctgcttgcagatgaaatgcgagtgtctttatctaatattccaccaaatattcagaaactgtgttcatcccatcaacctcacacatcccattaaaataataagtagctattggtgtttataaacttttttttaattcttgcacatacatactgttacttgtaaatacattttttgttatataatttatgtgtctgtatttcttaaaacaagttagtttaacttcctgtttgctagtacaactaaattactatgtcgcaaaatgatgtaggtctaaaaagtgtgtcaccaacatgaaaagattggaaagctctgctctagtggttaaaaactgtcaaatgcattcagatatgaggcggccttcaaggtctaagaaattaacatatgagcctacctaggttttgctttcaactaagaatactaagagaacaacgcaaaattggtgataaaagtaaattgcaaaatttaaaatgacataccctatctgaatcatgaacatttattttggactagactgtccctttaaagtgctgtaaatgtaaaaagaaagcAGTTTTCTCCTCAAGacatttattactttttatatgaATTCTAAAGCTGTAATTTAGTGTCAATTTGTTTTCACATAGCACTGGCAtttaaacaagttaaagggacattgtggtgCAAACATTACACCTAACTTATTAGAGCCAGTGATTGGCAGGGTTGTGCTTCTGCTGCTTATTGGCTCACTGGTTGCTTCCCGCTCAGGACCAGCTCCTGAgctttaaaaggactttaaacacaTCTTgggtttgtgtaaaaaaaaaatgtgcttgtcccacactccctaaaccggccaaaaagcaaattctgtcatggacatgaaacccaattttttttctttcattttactttcatgattcaaatagagcctaCAGTTTtttacaactttccattttacttctattatcacatttgattcattctcttggtatttgttgttgacggagcagtagtgcattactgggagctagctgaacacatcctgtGAACCAATGACGAGGCGTCTGgctgccagtaatgcattgctgctgccaaagcctacctgggtatgctgttcaacaaaggatactaagagaaggaagcaaattagataattttaaacaactttccaatttacttatattatgtgctttagctgaatcatgaaagtttaattttaaagggacagtctgcgatataatttttgtttaaaaatatagataatacctttattacccattccccagttttgcataactaacacagttatattaatatactttttacctctgtgattaccttgtatctaagcctctgcagacagccccctgatcacaagacctttttttatttattatctgttgacttgcattttagccaattagtgctgtgttgtgctgactcttaacgtgttcacgcccgtggagttatttatctatatggcccgcatgaactagcagtctcctgttgtgaaaagcaaataaaaagcatgtgataagaggctgtctatattagcttagaaacgggcagaaatttagaggattaaatattataaagtatatttaatatatcaatgttggttgtggaaagctgggtaatgggtaataaaggcattatctatcttttaaacaatagcaattttagtgtggactgtccctttaactttactgtccctttaaattgtgcgtAACCCCTTTGTTGGGATTAAACACGTAGATTCCTAAGATGAATAGCGCAAAAATGAATTTGAGCTaataatttttaaactaaaatgtcaatttcatattttatttatacaaaCCTGTACATCAGTTCAAATTCAAGTCTGCTGAATAGTGGTAAGAAATAAAATTAGAATTGCACTTAAGTTGTTTGAATTTTGTAGACCTATAATTTTACATGGtagaatgttttgtttttgtttttttgttaggcATCCTTATGGGGAAACAAATGTGACCTGTCAATTTCAGGAGGCCAGGACAACTCTCAGAAGTACAGTATTCTAAATTCTCTTGAAACTTTTAGACCTTGTATCTTGGTTGATAACATAGGATCTCTCTGGACCATTCTTTCCAGAAGAAAGACACTAAACAATGGTGGAGATACAAAGACTAGAGTTGACATTGTCCTAGATAATTCTGGATTTGAGCTTATTACGGATTTCGCTCTAGCTGACGCATTGCTTTCTTTAAAGCTAGCTACTGAAGTTCATTTCCATGCAAAGTGCATACCTTGGTATGTTTCAGATGTAACAAAACAAGATTTTAACTGGACAATCAAGCAGCTTTTAAAAACGAACAACAAGTGTATGTCAGAATGTGGTGCTAACTGGCAAAAATACTTACAAAACGAATCCTGGATTTATCATGAACACTTATTTTGGACATTACCACATGAATTCTGCAGTATGGCTGTTACTGCTCCAGATTTATACTCAGAGTTGCAGAAGTCACAACTGATTATATTTAAGGGAGATTTAAATTATAGGAAGCTTACTGGAGACAGGCGATGGAACTTCACTGTGCCTTTTTCCAAAGCCCTTAGGGCGTTTCACCCTGCACCACTCTGCAGTGTAAGAACCTTGAAAGCTGATGTGCAGGTAGGTTTGGAACCAGGAGTTGGAGAAAAGCTTGCAGCATCTGATCCTGACTGGATGATCACTGGGAAATATGGAGTAATTCAGTTTAGCGATTCCACATAAAAGTTGGTGTGGAACACTTGCTGCATAATGAATGCTTTAAAAAATAGATTGGTTTGCTGGATGCCATATCTGACATAAAATAATGTCCTCTAGTCTCCCATTACAATAGTACAAAATGGCTATACTTGAATGCATGTGTTTATAATACGTATCATATTACGCATTATACACGTGGAaga is part of the Bombina bombina isolate aBomBom1 chromosome 6, aBomBom1.pri, whole genome shotgun sequence genome and harbors:
- the LOC128664856 gene encoding damage-control phosphatase ARMT1-like; its protein translation is MTHRALLVTEQETVTDPISSTSHTTLLFKPAQLIGSAAVSARVHQCSAEWHFYCVFNTFVGASLWGNKCDLSISGGQDNSQKYSILNSLETFRPCILVDNIGSLWTILSRRKTLNNGGDTKTRVDIVLDNSGFELITDFALADALLSLKLATEVHFHAKCIPWYVSDVTKQDFNWTIKQLLKTNNKCMSECGANWQKYLQNESWIYHEHLFWTLPHEFCSMAVTAPDLYSELQKSQLIIFKGDLNYRKLTGDRRWNFTVPFSKALRAFHPAPLCSVRTLKADVQVGLEPGVGEKLAASDPDWMITGKYGVIQFSDST